From Candidatus Pedobacter colombiensis, one genomic window encodes:
- a CDS encoding histidine kinase, with translation MKFPIYSSRYFIIIGIFMFLCFAGIWFFMSGKLSKRTEQISIELATKIYQLKSNIMHNEFEGFTKGINDSETILPEIHSKNDFIAHERMVEALLLSHPKINKGWYAIASKNDTIYKAIQKKGNAYNHTPILKDQKNWVQNQLLHKDTTGTNGALISVTDTLHWLIASRHKLADSSVLMFGLDINLKELQRYLWSVDTVGRAYAFITDEKGYYVTNPVEKLIGTKMLVPVSHSSGKTLLADSISSYEIVTSSYLQLPVVRYYTPLNIASMKWTMVIDTPVLAVDEDVKIIEKYMMIMFISAALIILLLISWSQAKWQKEFMLRQQLEMNRKELSLEKQALSLIAERQQKENALLQLNTLKEKVNPHFLFNSLSSLNALIEKDPELAQSFVVKLSRVYRYVLESYPNGLATVAEELRFVNEYFFLLKIRFGDALEPLELRISDVHLQEHIPFMSLQTLIENAVKHNMLSKEKPLKINIESVDDYIVVTNNLQLRSDVRDSSKQGLNYLQSTYAYFGTGQLRYGVEGQLYKCYLPVLQLPEA, from the coding sequence ATGAAATTTCCGATATACAGCTCAAGGTACTTTATTATCATAGGAATATTTATGTTTCTATGCTTTGCAGGGATATGGTTTTTCATGTCAGGTAAGCTGAGTAAACGCACAGAGCAGATTAGTATAGAGTTGGCTACTAAAATATACCAGCTAAAATCTAATATCATGCACAATGAATTTGAGGGATTTACAAAAGGAATTAACGATTCAGAAACCATTTTACCTGAAATTCATTCTAAAAACGATTTTATTGCTCATGAGAGAATGGTTGAAGCCCTCTTACTTAGTCACCCTAAAATAAATAAAGGCTGGTACGCCATCGCCAGTAAAAATGATACCATTTACAAAGCAATTCAAAAAAAAGGTAATGCATACAATCATACCCCTATTTTAAAAGATCAGAAAAACTGGGTTCAAAACCAGCTTCTTCATAAAGATACTACCGGCACTAATGGAGCACTGATTTCTGTAACAGATACCTTGCATTGGCTAATCGCCTCCAGGCATAAACTCGCAGACTCATCAGTACTGATGTTTGGTTTGGATATTAACCTTAAAGAACTTCAGCGTTACTTATGGAGTGTAGATACAGTAGGCCGAGCTTATGCATTTATTACTGATGAAAAGGGCTATTATGTAACCAACCCTGTTGAAAAACTAATAGGTACCAAAATGCTGGTCCCTGTAAGTCATTCTTCCGGAAAAACTTTACTTGCAGACAGCATTAGCAGTTATGAAATAGTAACTTCATCCTATTTACAACTTCCTGTGGTACGTTATTATACGCCTTTAAACATAGCCTCAATGAAATGGACAATGGTAATCGACACCCCTGTTCTGGCTGTAGACGAGGATGTAAAAATTATTGAAAAGTACATGATGATCATGTTCATTTCTGCGGCATTAATTATACTGCTACTGATTTCCTGGTCGCAGGCCAAATGGCAAAAGGAATTTATGCTTCGCCAACAATTGGAGATGAACAGGAAGGAATTATCACTTGAAAAACAAGCGCTAAGCCTTATTGCCGAACGCCAGCAAAAGGAAAATGCCTTGCTACAACTCAATACCCTTAAAGAAAAAGTAAACCCCCATTTTCTTTTCAATTCTTTAAGTTCATTGAATGCACTGATTGAGAAAGACCCTGAGCTTGCACAATCCTTTGTGGTAAAATTATCAAGGGTGTATCGATATGTGCTTGAGTCTTATCCTAATGGATTGGCCACCGTTGCCGAAGAACTCCGATTTGTAAATGAATACTTCTTTCTACTGAAGATAAGATTTGGCGATGCACTTGAACCTTTGGAATTGAGAATTTCTGATGTCCACCTTCAGGAGCACATCCCATTTATGAGTTTGCAAACCCTGATTGAAAATGCAGTAAAACACAATATGCTCTCGAAAGAGAAGCCGCTTAAGATCAATATTGAAAGTGTGGACGACTATATTGTAGTGACCAATAACCTCCAGTTGCGCAGTGATGTTAGAGACTCCAGCAAGCAAGGCTTAAACTATCTTCAAAGTACCTATGCCTATTTTGGCACAGGGCAGTTGAGGTATGGTGTGGAAGGCCAACTCTACAAATGTTATCTCCCGGTATT
- a CDS encoding RagB/SusD family nutrient uptake outer membrane protein: MKVYTKLFKLSVLTIFALTSCKKVLDENPRGIFTPEYFKTQAGVQGGITSLYGHLRLMYGNGYFLNSNEISTDEATWGQNSDGNVRNLDFSGVGTIDPATSNTGVLWGAAFPNINTASGVIENGAAVGVSDALIAEARFFRAFDYFLLVQTFGGVPLDLGAGELKFNTSTVRTSKRNTVPEVYTKGIFPDLLIAIDQLPASGRVVGGVTKTVARLFLAKAYLTYAWWLQNPNNIPTYPSAQRTDPAGHDAAWYFQQAYDVAVTAIQNPGSSGLQPTFYDISIATNDRNSETMLYADHTQTSSLYNGGDLGYSTGGFSTDSFAHWFWQWNYTNIQSSKSNTSWTPYNSVQRAAVQSLGRPWTMLAPPQAVFKTTFADKTNDSRYDGTFVTRYRSNFKEAGLNATYVYNANFLPVANNEPILTFLPADVGGVDYSNSTFKSTVGAGVLPARADFVIEPSAFSRICYPGNWKLGPYRTDNNGGLGSPNGSVTRPFPVAKFSELFFIAAEAAVKGAVTKAVTGVYSNDGTARGLINVIRARAGKWSFDNGNNVIKIQDNSVAMIAATPVTIDINYILAERSREYFGEGYRWFDLSRTQKWIELSSTFVIAGKTNANDWNDHTVGTFTRTITPNYYLRPIPQSQLDALDMTPEEKKNYQNPGY; the protein is encoded by the coding sequence ATGAAAGTATATACTAAACTATTCAAATTATCAGTGCTTACTATATTTGCGCTGACCAGCTGCAAAAAGGTCCTGGATGAAAATCCACGTGGCATCTTTACGCCGGAGTACTTCAAAACACAAGCAGGTGTACAGGGCGGCATTACTTCCCTCTACGGCCACCTGCGCTTGATGTACGGTAACGGCTACTTCCTTAATTCCAACGAAATCAGCACGGATGAAGCGACCTGGGGTCAGAACTCTGACGGCAACGTCAGGAACCTTGACTTTTCCGGCGTTGGGACTATCGATCCCGCAACCAGTAACACGGGCGTCCTATGGGGCGCAGCATTCCCCAATATCAATACCGCTAGCGGTGTGATCGAGAATGGTGCAGCTGTGGGTGTTTCCGATGCACTGATTGCTGAAGCTAGATTTTTCAGGGCCTTCGATTATTTCCTGCTGGTTCAGACCTTTGGCGGAGTCCCCCTGGACCTTGGTGCCGGTGAATTAAAATTCAATACGTCAACCGTAAGGACTTCCAAACGCAATACCGTACCGGAAGTGTATACCAAAGGAATATTCCCCGATCTCCTGATAGCCATTGACCAATTGCCAGCTTCTGGCCGAGTGGTGGGCGGCGTTACAAAAACTGTTGCACGCCTATTTCTGGCAAAGGCCTATCTGACGTATGCCTGGTGGTTGCAAAATCCGAATAACATTCCTACCTACCCAAGTGCACAAAGAACTGACCCTGCAGGCCATGATGCAGCCTGGTATTTCCAACAGGCCTATGATGTAGCTGTAACCGCGATCCAAAATCCTGGGTCATCTGGCTTGCAACCAACATTCTATGATATAAGCATAGCAACCAACGACCGCAACAGTGAGACTATGTTGTATGCTGATCACACGCAAACCAGCAGTCTCTATAATGGTGGCGACCTGGGTTATAGCACCGGTGGTTTCAGTACCGATAGCTTCGCGCATTGGTTCTGGCAATGGAACTATACCAATATCCAGAGCAGTAAATCAAACACAAGCTGGACTCCTTATAATTCCGTACAGCGTGCGGCAGTTCAATCGTTAGGCCGTCCATGGACCATGCTAGCCCCTCCACAGGCTGTATTCAAGACAACCTTTGCGGATAAAACGAATGACTCACGTTATGATGGAACTTTCGTTACCCGTTATCGTAGCAATTTTAAAGAGGCCGGATTAAATGCCACTTACGTGTACAATGCTAATTTCTTGCCAGTGGCTAACAACGAGCCGATACTGACCTTCTTGCCTGCTGATGTAGGCGGTGTGGACTACTCGAATTCAACATTCAAGAGTACGGTTGGCGCGGGAGTTTTGCCTGCAAGAGCAGATTTTGTGATTGAGCCTAGTGCCTTTAGCCGTATTTGTTATCCGGGCAATTGGAAACTAGGCCCTTACCGCACAGACAATAATGGCGGTCTTGGGTCTCCAAACGGTAGTGTAACCCGCCCATTCCCTGTGGCTAAGTTCTCCGAACTATTCTTTATTGCAGCCGAAGCAGCAGTTAAAGGCGCTGTGACCAAAGCCGTTACCGGCGTCTATTCCAATGATGGAACGGCCCGAGGTTTGATCAATGTGATCCGCGCCCGCGCCGGCAAGTGGAGCTTTGACAACGGCAACAATGTCATTAAGATACAAGATAACAGCGTAGCTATGATCGCAGCTACTCCAGTTACCATTGATATCAACTATATCCTTGCCGAAAGAAGCCGTGAATACTTCGGTGAAGGCTATCGCTGGTTCGATTTGTCCCGCACGCAGAAGTGGATCGAACTCAGCAGTACCTTTGTCATCGCCGGTAAGACCAATGCTAACGATTGGAACGATCATACAGTCGGTACGTTCACCCGTACAATTACCCCGAACTATTATCTACGTCCCATCCCGCAATCACAGCTGGATGCTTTGGATATGACACCGGAGGAAAAGAAGAACTATCAAAATCCTGGTTATTAA
- a CDS encoding TonB-dependent receptor produces MFSLSLYAQNIRIRGKVIDDSGLPIPGASVKVKSTKNGTVTNSSGEFQLTAPGNAILEISYIGHTTQEKLVNNQTNLVITMVPETKNLHDVVVIGYGTQRKEAVTGSVASISGASLNEVPAPNISQALQGRIAGVELVQTSSKPGATMQIRIRGTRSINAENDPFIVLDGIPFGGSIADINPEDIKTLDILKDASATAIYGSRGANGVILITTKKGNRNQDPQVTYSGYYGAKSVMKYPMMQANEYIALRARAGLNKTPGLDEDPTGATNTDWQKLFYRPASVQNHDVSVVGGTAKGNYKFGAGYYQDEAPIPLSQYSRISLRGALDQEIGKLFRIGFTTTNNYSITDGANLGMYGVLSMSPIANPFNADGSTKRVVAMPQDVQWVYTRKTVEDLGDKYANRSKDFGSYNSLFGEMKIPGVDGLKYRLNLGGNFRSGNSGSYTGIGVFSSDINNPNTASIGNSRTTQWTMENLLTYDKTFAKKHNINVVALYSSEQTSYNSSSIGRKNLAGDSFQYFNLGATSTGNNDDITINPDNQGYYVSGLMSYMGRIMYSYDDRYMLSATFRSDASSRLAPGHKWHSYPAVSVGWNIAKESFVKDVNWINSLKLRAGYGQTSNQSIAPYATLGQLKVRPYNFGATNANGYYVSQLPNPLLGWEYSKTKNLGLDFALFNNRLSGTVEGYITDTKDLLLAVGLPATSGVGSYTGNVGSTQNKGFEISLNGTIINNKNGWTWEAGVNLYRNVNKIVALASGRTRDEINWLFVDHPLNVIYDFQKVGIWQANETAAVKQYEGSGGQVGMIKVLYTGGYNPDGSPTRLIGSDDRQILNADPKFQGGFNTRVTYHNIDLTVVGAFVNGGILNSTLYGANGYLNLEDGRRGQINIDYWTPDNPNAKFPDPNGPKNSNNPKYGSTLGYFDASYMKIRAFTLGYSVDGKWMQKMGVKKLRVYATAQNPFIFFSPYYKQSHMDPEPNSYANDSANMAVTYGDGQRRLLTVGYNTPNTRNYLLGLNVTF; encoded by the coding sequence ATGTTTTCCCTGTCGCTTTATGCGCAAAACATTAGGATCCGCGGAAAAGTGATCGACGATTCCGGCCTGCCCATACCCGGCGCCTCTGTTAAGGTGAAGAGCACCAAGAATGGCACGGTAACGAACAGTAGTGGTGAGTTCCAGCTTACTGCTCCGGGCAATGCAATACTGGAGATATCCTACATAGGCCACACCACCCAGGAAAAGTTGGTAAACAACCAAACCAATCTGGTGATCACAATGGTACCGGAAACAAAAAATCTGCATGATGTGGTCGTTATTGGTTACGGTACCCAGCGTAAAGAAGCAGTGACAGGTTCGGTCGCTTCAATTAGCGGTGCTAGCTTGAATGAAGTACCTGCACCCAACATCTCGCAGGCCCTACAGGGTCGCATTGCCGGTGTCGAACTCGTTCAGACTTCTTCAAAGCCCGGCGCAACAATGCAGATCAGAATCCGCGGCACACGTTCCATCAACGCTGAGAATGACCCCTTCATTGTGCTTGATGGAATACCATTCGGTGGCTCGATCGCCGATATCAACCCTGAGGATATCAAAACCCTTGACATCCTCAAAGATGCATCTGCAACTGCCATTTACGGTTCCAGAGGTGCTAATGGCGTAATCCTGATCACGACAAAAAAGGGTAACCGGAATCAGGATCCTCAGGTCACATACAGTGGTTATTATGGTGCCAAGAGTGTCATGAAGTATCCAATGATGCAAGCCAACGAATATATCGCCTTGCGGGCAAGAGCCGGATTGAATAAAACACCTGGTCTTGATGAGGACCCTACGGGCGCAACCAATACCGACTGGCAGAAACTTTTTTACCGTCCAGCAAGCGTACAGAACCATGATGTTAGCGTAGTTGGTGGTACCGCCAAAGGCAATTATAAATTTGGTGCAGGCTACTACCAGGATGAAGCCCCTATCCCGCTGTCTCAATATAGCCGTATCTCATTGCGTGGGGCACTTGATCAGGAGATTGGCAAATTGTTCCGTATAGGCTTTACAACCACAAATAACTATAGCATTACCGATGGCGCCAACTTAGGCATGTATGGTGTACTCAGCATGTCGCCGATCGCCAATCCTTTCAATGCCGATGGCAGCACCAAAAGAGTCGTTGCCATGCCGCAAGATGTTCAATGGGTCTATACTCGAAAAACGGTAGAAGACCTGGGCGACAAGTACGCCAATCGCTCGAAAGACTTCGGTTCCTATAACTCCTTATTCGGTGAAATGAAGATCCCTGGTGTGGACGGACTGAAATATCGCCTGAACCTTGGAGGTAACTTTCGCTCCGGTAATTCGGGCAGCTATACCGGTATCGGTGTTTTCAGTTCAGACATAAACAATCCTAATACCGCGTCGATCGGTAATTCAAGGACCACTCAATGGACAATGGAGAACCTCCTTACTTATGATAAGACCTTTGCCAAGAAACATAACATCAATGTCGTGGCCTTATATTCATCAGAGCAAACCAGTTACAACAGCTCTTCAATCGGACGAAAAAACCTGGCAGGCGATAGTTTCCAATATTTTAACTTGGGTGCGACCTCTACCGGCAATAATGATGACATTACAATTAATCCTGATAATCAAGGCTATTATGTAAGTGGCCTGATGTCATATATGGGACGTATCATGTACTCTTATGATGACCGTTATATGCTAAGTGCAACCTTCCGCAGTGACGCTTCTTCCAGATTGGCTCCAGGCCATAAATGGCACAGCTATCCGGCCGTATCTGTTGGTTGGAACATTGCCAAAGAATCATTCGTAAAAGACGTCAACTGGATCAATTCCCTGAAGCTACGTGCCGGCTATGGCCAGACTTCCAATCAATCTATAGCTCCTTACGCTACCCTTGGACAATTAAAAGTACGTCCCTACAACTTCGGAGCTACAAATGCTAATGGTTACTATGTATCACAACTTCCGAATCCACTGTTGGGCTGGGAATATTCCAAAACCAAAAACCTCGGCCTCGACTTTGCCTTATTCAACAACCGGTTGAGCGGCACTGTAGAAGGGTACATTACAGATACCAAAGACTTACTATTGGCTGTAGGGCTACCAGCAACATCCGGTGTAGGCTCTTATACCGGCAACGTTGGCTCTACCCAAAACAAGGGATTTGAAATCTCGCTGAACGGTACAATCATCAACAACAAAAACGGTTGGACCTGGGAAGCCGGTGTGAATCTTTACCGTAACGTCAATAAGATTGTTGCGCTGGCTTCCGGACGGACCCGTGACGAAATCAACTGGCTTTTTGTGGATCATCCGCTGAACGTAATTTATGACTTTCAAAAAGTCGGTATCTGGCAGGCAAATGAAACTGCCGCCGTGAAGCAATATGAAGGTAGCGGTGGTCAGGTCGGCATGATCAAAGTGCTGTACACCGGCGGTTACAATCCTGACGGTTCGCCTACCCGTCTCATTGGCTCAGATGACCGTCAGATCCTAAATGCGGATCCAAAATTCCAGGGTGGTTTCAATACCCGGGTCACTTACCACAACATCGACCTGACGGTTGTCGGTGCTTTTGTGAACGGTGGTATTCTTAACAGTACACTTTATGGTGCCAACGGTTATCTCAACCTGGAGGACGGCCGCCGTGGACAGATCAATATTGATTACTGGACACCGGATAACCCGAACGCCAAATTTCCTGACCCGAACGGACCCAAGAATAGCAACAACCCTAAATATGGCTCGACACTCGGCTATTTTGACGCATCTTACATGAAGATCCGCGCCTTTACACTGGGCTATTCCGTTGATGGAAAATGGATGCAAAAAATGGGAGTTAAAAAGCTTCGTGTTTATGCTACTGCCCAAAATCCATTTATCTTCTTCTCGCCTTATTACAAGCAGTCACATATGGATCCTGAACCTAATAGCTATGCAAATGACAGTGCCAATATGGCTGTGACCTATGGCGATGGACAGCGTAGGTTGCTGACAGTAGGCTACAATACACCTAACACACGCAACTACTTATTAGGCCTTAATGTAACATTTTAA
- a CDS encoding SRPBCC family protein, with product MKKIILSLLLLTGLSVLKANAQMEAAQTVKWDVNKDVTVNMEADAVWKILSEPELLKKASNGYVTGIEVVDANMPISRKITFANGGSRLENVVQNEPHNKLMVMEFADTALPKGIKSAQIAIFTKAKDNQASVSWKAMFKGDSEAKKALTAQLTAEFDSYAAGLEKMTKKVIPAARMN from the coding sequence ATGAAGAAGATCATATTATCATTGTTGCTTTTAACAGGTTTATCTGTTTTAAAAGCCAATGCACAAATGGAAGCTGCGCAAACGGTTAAATGGGATGTCAACAAAGATGTCACTGTAAATATGGAAGCAGATGCCGTATGGAAAATTTTGAGCGAACCTGAGCTATTGAAAAAAGCTTCGAACGGTTATGTAACAGGAATTGAAGTTGTTGATGCCAATATGCCCATATCCAGAAAAATTACTTTCGCCAATGGTGGCAGCCGTTTAGAAAATGTTGTTCAAAATGAGCCTCACAACAAGCTGATGGTTATGGAATTTGCTGATACCGCTTTACCGAAAGGAATTAAATCAGCCCAGATTGCCATATTTACCAAGGCTAAGGACAACCAGGCTTCAGTGTCCTGGAAAGCTATGTTTAAAGGTGATAGTGAAGCCAAAAAAGCACTAACAGCGCAGTTAACTGCCGAATTTGACAGCTATGCTGCCGGTCTGGAAAAAATGACAAAGAAAGTTATTCCGGCAGCCCGTATGAATTAA
- a CDS encoding TlpA disulfide reductase family protein, with translation MIKKGLTLAIAALLMVSSSFAQKGKTVTFTGHVKFPDTENKYPIYLGKYEGEGFKRAFKAYDSTKVDANNNFSFKVPADNPDFYQVRVYYFDRIDFWADKDNIHVNVRGIDTAKMKIKNPPYIYMENTSAANDVINDVNLVSYLDYQQMIAVGQEQYRAGLSKDSLWINYMKDGFDRISKDRDFRVKYLVNKYKDQPSVLYALNSLNPKRDQELIMSTLDHLTKKFPNLTQAKERKKEILDGIAQAAKIADGQKTPDFAYPDLNGKKWGPKDFRGKYLIIDFWASWCGPCRQEIPHLKEVYKKYKDKGLEILSVSVDAKPADWKKAMNEERMAWPQINAVESKPVMASYMFSGIPYLVVVDKDGKIVEKNVRGESLDKAMKKIFGM, from the coding sequence ATGATTAAAAAAGGTTTAACACTGGCAATTGCCGCGTTGTTAATGGTAAGCAGTAGCTTTGCCCAAAAAGGAAAAACAGTGACATTCACCGGTCACGTAAAGTTTCCCGACACAGAAAACAAATACCCTATTTACCTGGGTAAATATGAAGGAGAAGGATTTAAAAGAGCATTTAAAGCTTATGATAGTACAAAGGTAGATGCCAACAACAATTTCTCATTTAAAGTACCAGCCGACAATCCTGACTTTTATCAGGTAAGGGTTTATTACTTCGACCGCATTGATTTCTGGGCAGATAAAGACAATATCCACGTTAACGTAAGAGGTATTGATACTGCTAAAATGAAAATCAAAAACCCACCCTACATCTATATGGAAAATACTTCGGCAGCGAACGACGTAATCAACGATGTAAACCTGGTGAGCTATCTTGATTATCAACAAATGATTGCTGTGGGTCAGGAGCAGTACAGAGCAGGTTTGTCTAAAGATTCTTTATGGATCAACTACATGAAAGATGGCTTTGATCGTATCAGTAAAGATCGCGACTTCCGCGTCAAATACCTGGTTAACAAATACAAAGACCAGCCATCTGTTTTATATGCATTGAATTCCCTGAATCCTAAGCGCGACCAGGAGCTGATCATGTCGACCCTTGATCACCTGACTAAAAAATTCCCTAACCTGACACAGGCAAAAGAAAGAAAAAAAGAAATTCTGGATGGTATTGCTCAGGCTGCAAAAATTGCTGACGGACAAAAAACACCTGATTTTGCTTATCCGGATCTGAACGGCAAAAAATGGGGACCAAAAGATTTCAGAGGCAAATATCTGATCATCGATTTCTGGGCTTCATGGTGCGGACCTTGCCGCCAGGAAATCCCTCACCTGAAAGAAGTTTACAAAAAGTACAAAGATAAAGGTCTGGAGATCCTTTCGGTATCCGTAGATGCTAAACCAGCCGACTGGAAAAAAGCAATGAATGAAGAGCGCATGGCCTGGCCACAGATCAATGCAGTAGAATCTAAACCGGTAATGGCCTCATATATGTTCAGTGGTATTCCTTACCTGGTTGTGGTAGATAAGGACGGAAAAATTGTAGAGAAAAACGTTCGCGGAGAATCTCTGGACAAAGCCATGAAAAAAATATTTGGCATGTAA
- a CDS encoding thioredoxin fold domain-containing protein → MKKLFIGLTCLAALSATAQNREIAFKDGDWKSQLALAKKEHKVIFFDAYTSWCGPCKMMAKDVFTKDNVADMFNQTFLNVKFDMEKGEGPALKDKYGVSAFPTYLFINGDGEVIHKIVGSMSAPEFIEEANKALKPESTAFGLAKKFNSGDHSEATAIAYMEALDKAYEADKMGIAAKVYFDGLPKASLLEAHNWELVLKYLNNPAAQSFAYLFDNKTALEKKYGAEKVNMYFQRTMNMSVYSVKRAYEKKTDIKDAAEKAVAIRKILSSETAYSKPMLAQLDLIEFAAANKWDKYVSKVDAVWGDENFQGKPGFVISAANDVVTSAPAQYYKDALRWADQVERNNPNLFANIQLADLRKRALKKQGKTAEAEVMAAKAETLRKEAAQKGQMTPPMMKD, encoded by the coding sequence ATGAAAAAACTATTCATCGGATTAACTTGCCTGGCTGCCCTATCCGCCACTGCCCAAAACCGGGAGATCGCGTTTAAAGATGGTGACTGGAAATCGCAATTAGCCCTGGCAAAGAAAGAGCACAAGGTTATCTTTTTCGATGCTTACACCTCCTGGTGTGGCCCATGCAAAATGATGGCAAAAGATGTTTTCACCAAAGACAATGTGGCCGACATGTTTAACCAAACCTTTCTGAACGTTAAGTTCGATATGGAAAAAGGTGAAGGTCCTGCCTTAAAAGATAAATATGGTGTAAGCGCTTTTCCTACTTACCTTTTTATCAATGGTGATGGGGAAGTAATACATAAAATTGTAGGTAGCATGTCTGCCCCCGAATTTATCGAAGAGGCAAACAAAGCCTTGAAACCAGAAAGCACTGCATTTGGACTGGCAAAGAAATTTAACAGCGGCGACCATTCCGAAGCTACAGCTATAGCCTATATGGAAGCATTAGATAAAGCCTACGAAGCTGATAAAATGGGGATTGCAGCAAAGGTTTATTTTGACGGCTTACCAAAAGCTTCATTATTGGAAGCTCATAACTGGGAATTGGTACTAAAATACCTGAACAACCCGGCGGCTCAATCTTTTGCTTATTTATTTGACAATAAAACTGCGTTAGAAAAGAAATATGGTGCAGAGAAGGTTAACATGTACTTTCAACGCACGATGAACATGTCAGTATATTCGGTTAAAAGGGCTTATGAGAAAAAGACTGATATAAAGGACGCAGCCGAAAAAGCTGTAGCAATCAGAAAAATATTAAGTAGCGAAACAGCATATTCAAAGCCAATGTTGGCACAACTTGACCTTATCGAATTTGCTGCTGCAAACAAATGGGATAAATATGTATCAAAGGTAGATGCTGTTTGGGGAGATGAAAATTTTCAAGGCAAACCAGGTTTTGTAATTAGTGCAGCCAATGATGTAGTAACATCTGCTCCGGCACAGTATTACAAAGATGCCTTAAGATGGGCAGATCAGGTAGAGAGAAACAATCCTAACTTATTTGCCAATATCCAACTTGCAGACCTTAGAAAAAGAGCACTAAAAAAACAAGGCAAAACTGCTGAAGCAGAAGTAATGGCCGCTAAAGCAGAAACCCTGAGGAAAGAGGCTGCCCAAAAAGGACAGATGACACCTCCAATGATGAAAGACTAA